A single genomic interval of Mycolicibacterium sp. MU0053 harbors:
- a CDS encoding ABC transporter ATP-binding protein, whose product MGIGIQVEGLTKSFGSQRIWEDVTMDVPAGEVSVLLGPSGTGKSVFLKSLIGLLRPERGKIVVDGTNIIDCSAKELYEIRTLFGVMFQDGALFGSMNLYDNTAFPLREHTKKKESEIRDIVMEKLDMVGLTGDENKFPGEISGGMRKRAGLARSLVLDPQIILCDEPDSGLDPVRTAYLSQLLIDINAQIDCTILIVTHNINIARTVPDNMGMLFRKQLVMFGPREVLLTSDEPVVKQFLNGRRLGPIGMSEEKDEGTMAEEQALADAGHHDGGVDEIEGVPPQIQATPGMPERKAVGRRQARVREIMHTLPPAAQEAIRDDLEGTHKYKAHSFADETPTASIPVQHEA is encoded by the coding sequence GTGGGTATTGGCATCCAGGTTGAGGGGCTGACGAAGTCCTTCGGATCCCAGCGGATTTGGGAAGACGTCACGATGGACGTTCCGGCCGGCGAGGTCAGCGTGCTGCTGGGACCGTCGGGTACCGGCAAGTCGGTGTTCCTGAAGTCCCTGATCGGATTGCTTCGCCCCGAGCGCGGCAAGATCGTCGTCGACGGCACCAACATCATCGACTGCTCCGCCAAGGAGCTGTACGAGATCCGCACACTGTTCGGCGTGATGTTCCAGGACGGCGCGCTGTTCGGGTCGATGAACCTGTATGACAACACGGCGTTCCCGCTGCGCGAGCACACCAAGAAGAAGGAGAGCGAGATCCGTGACATCGTCATGGAGAAGCTCGACATGGTGGGCTTGACCGGTGACGAGAACAAGTTCCCCGGCGAGATCTCCGGCGGTATGCGCAAGCGTGCCGGCCTGGCGCGCTCGCTGGTGCTCGACCCGCAGATCATCCTCTGTGACGAGCCGGACTCCGGTCTGGACCCGGTCCGTACCGCCTACCTGAGCCAGCTGCTGATCGACATCAACGCGCAGATCGACTGCACGATTCTGATCGTGACGCACAACATCAACATCGCCCGCACGGTGCCGGACAACATGGGCATGCTGTTCCGTAAGCAGCTGGTGATGTTCGGCCCCCGCGAGGTCCTGCTCACCAGCGACGAGCCGGTCGTCAAGCAGTTCCTCAACGGCCGTCGTCTCGGTCCGATCGGTATGTCGGAGGAGAAGGACGAAGGCACCATGGCCGAGGAGCAGGCGCTGGCCGACGCCGGACACCACGACGGTGGCGTCGACGAGATCGAGGGCGTGCCGCCGCAGATCCAGGCGACCCCCGGCATGCCGGAGCGCAAGGCAGTGGGCCGTCGGCAGGCCCGGGTGCGCGAGATCATGCACACCCTGCCGCCGGCCGCCCAGGAGGCCATCCGCGACGACCTCGAGGGCACCCACAAGTACAAGGCCCACAGCTTCGCCGACGAGACGCCCACGGCGTCCATCCCGGTGCAGCACGAGGCATAA
- a CDS encoding carotenoid oxygenase family protein: MTAVQPHADTTNPYLDGFLAPVQQEVTALDLEVTGAIPEHLDGRYLRNGPNPAAEVDPATYHWFSGDAMVHGLALRDGAARWYRNRWVRSPGVSRALGEPRIAGLDPRAGMLAIGPNTNVLTHAGQTLALVEGGGANYRLTDELDTIGTCDFDGTLYGGYTAHPHRDPKTGELHAVSYSFARGRTVQYSVIDAAGHARRTVDIDVTGAPMMHDFSLTERYVVIYDLPVTFDAAQILPFSVPRWLRAPARLVLQSLAGRVRVPGPLAARINSDTRPISSLPFAWDDSYPARVGVLPREGAGADIRWFDVDPCYVFHPLNAYSEDRDGHEVLVLDVVRHARMFDRDRRGPGEGHPTLDRWEIDLSSGAVRTERRDDREQEFPRINETLTGAKHRFGYTVGLEGAFGGGGRPRSAVYKQDFQTGGSEQAPLDAELLMGEMSFVPNPGARAEDDGVLMGYGHHLGRDEGQLLILDAASLETVATVHLPQRVPMGFHGNWCPDE; the protein is encoded by the coding sequence ATGACCGCCGTACAACCCCACGCCGACACCACCAACCCGTATCTCGACGGGTTCCTCGCACCGGTCCAACAGGAGGTGACAGCACTGGACCTGGAGGTCACCGGCGCCATCCCGGAGCACCTCGACGGCCGCTACCTGCGCAACGGCCCCAACCCCGCGGCCGAGGTCGACCCGGCGACCTATCACTGGTTCTCCGGTGACGCGATGGTGCACGGCCTGGCACTGCGCGACGGTGCCGCGCGCTGGTACCGCAACCGGTGGGTGCGCTCGCCGGGGGTTTCGCGGGCGTTGGGCGAACCGCGCATCGCGGGGTTGGACCCCCGCGCCGGCATGCTCGCCATCGGCCCCAACACGAACGTGCTGACGCATGCCGGACAGACCCTGGCGTTGGTCGAGGGCGGCGGCGCCAACTACCGACTCACCGACGAACTCGACACCATCGGCACCTGCGATTTCGACGGGACCCTCTACGGCGGCTACACCGCACACCCCCACCGGGACCCGAAAACCGGTGAACTGCACGCTGTTTCGTACTCGTTCGCACGTGGCCGCACGGTGCAGTATTCGGTGATCGACGCGGCCGGGCACGCTCGACGCACGGTCGACATCGACGTGACCGGCGCGCCGATGATGCACGACTTCTCGCTCACCGAGCGCTACGTGGTGATCTACGACCTCCCCGTCACCTTCGACGCCGCACAGATCCTGCCCTTCAGCGTGCCGCGCTGGCTGCGCGCTCCGGCGCGCCTGGTGCTGCAATCGCTGGCCGGTCGCGTGCGGGTGCCCGGACCGCTGGCGGCGCGGATCAACAGCGACACCCGCCCCATCTCGTCGCTACCGTTCGCCTGGGACGACTCCTATCCGGCGCGCGTCGGCGTGCTGCCTCGAGAGGGCGCCGGTGCCGACATCCGCTGGTTCGACGTGGACCCGTGCTACGTGTTCCACCCGCTCAACGCCTACAGCGAGGACCGCGACGGTCACGAGGTGCTGGTGCTCGATGTGGTCCGGCACGCTCGGATGTTCGACCGCGACCGGCGCGGACCGGGCGAGGGGCATCCCACGCTCGACCGCTGGGAGATCGATCTGAGCAGCGGCGCGGTGCGCACCGAGCGACGCGACGACCGCGAACAGGAGTTCCCGCGCATCAACGAGACGCTCACCGGCGCCAAGCATCGCTTCGGCTACACGGTTGGCCTGGAAGGGGCGTTCGGCGGCGGTGGGCGACCCCGCAGCGCGGTCTACAAGCAGGACTTCCAGACCGGTGGCAGCGAGCAGGCGCCCCTGGATGCCGAACTGCTGATGGGCGAGATGTCCTTCGTGCCGAATCCGGGTGCCCGGGCCGAGGACGACGGCGTCCTGATGGGCTACGGGCATCACCTCGGACGCGACGAGGGGCAGTTGCTGATCCTCGATGCCGCGAGCCTGGAGACCGTGGCGACCGTGCACCTTCCGCAGCGCGTTCCGATGGGGTTCCACGGCAACTGGTGCCCCGACGAATAG
- a CDS encoding TetR/AcrR family transcriptional regulator, with the protein MATMTSGTASAAGASTQRSVRDELVHAAVGLLDDHGPDALQTRKVTSAVGNSTMAVYTHFGGMRGLIAAVAQEGLSQFDAALSIPLTDDPVADLLRCGGAYRRFAISRPHMYRLMFGSTSAHGINAPARNVLTLRVADITEHHPSLAHVVRHVHRAMVAGRISAGSPDDDAAVLAIASQFWTMMHGFVMLELAGYFGDAALRPVLGELVANTLLALGDAPEAVAASRSAAAPPL; encoded by the coding sequence ATGGCAACGATGACTTCTGGGACGGCGTCGGCAGCCGGAGCTTCGACGCAGCGCAGCGTGCGGGACGAGCTGGTACACGCCGCGGTGGGGCTGCTCGACGATCACGGCCCCGACGCGCTGCAGACCCGCAAGGTCACCAGTGCGGTCGGCAACTCGACGATGGCCGTGTACACCCACTTCGGCGGCATGCGCGGGTTGATCGCCGCGGTCGCCCAGGAGGGGCTGAGCCAATTCGACGCGGCCCTGAGCATCCCGCTCACCGACGACCCGGTGGCCGATCTGTTGCGCTGCGGTGGGGCCTATCGGCGGTTCGCGATCAGCCGGCCCCACATGTACCGGCTGATGTTCGGCAGCACCAGCGCGCACGGCATCAACGCCCCGGCTCGCAATGTCCTGACGCTGCGGGTCGCCGATATCACCGAGCACCATCCGAGCCTCGCGCACGTCGTCCGGCATGTGCACCGCGCGATGGTGGCGGGCCGGATCAGCGCGGGCTCCCCCGACGACGACGCGGCGGTGCTGGCCATCGCATCGCAGTTCTGGACGATGATGCATGGGTTCGTGATGCTCGAACTGGCCGGCTACTTCGGCGACGCGGCGCTGCGGCCCGTATTGGGCGAGCTGGTGGCCAACACGCTGCTCGCCCTCGGCGACGCGCCCGAAGCGGTGGCGGCCTCCCGCTCCGCCGCGGCGCCACCGCTGTGA
- the rplL gene encoding 50S ribosomal protein L7/L12, producing the protein MAKLSTDELLDAFKELTLLELSEFVKKFEETFEVTAAAPVAVAAAPAAGGGGAAEAAEEQSEFDVILEGAGDKKIGVIKVVREIVSGLGLKEAKDLVDSAPKAVLEKVAKDAAEDAKAKLEAAGASVTVK; encoded by the coding sequence ATGGCAAAGCTCAGCACCGATGAATTGCTCGACGCGTTCAAGGAACTGACCCTGCTCGAGCTCTCGGAGTTCGTGAAGAAGTTCGAGGAGACCTTCGAGGTCACCGCCGCCGCTCCGGTCGCCGTCGCCGCGGCCCCCGCCGCCGGTGGTGGCGGTGCCGCCGAGGCCGCCGAGGAGCAGTCGGAGTTCGACGTCATCCTCGAGGGTGCCGGTGACAAGAAGATCGGCGTCATCAAGGTCGTCCGCGAGATCGTCTCCGGCCTGGGCCTCAAGGAGGCCAAGGATCTCGTCGACAGTGCCCCCAAGGCAGTGCTCGAGAAGGTCGCCAAGGACGCGGCCGAGGATGCCAAGGCCAAGCTCGAGGCCGCCGGCGCTTCGGTGACCGTCAAGTAG
- the rplJ gene encoding 50S ribosomal protein L10 yields MAKADKATAVAEITEQFKASTATVITEYRGLTVANLVELRRSLGDAATYSVAKNTLVKRAASDAGVEGLDELFVGPTAIAFINGEPVDAAKALKKFAKDHKSLVIKGGYMDGKPLTVSEVERIADLESREVLLTKLAGAMKANLTKAAVLFNAPASQVARLAAALQDKRAAEAPAEAAAEAPAEAAAEAPVEAAAETTE; encoded by the coding sequence ATGGCCAAGGCTGACAAGGCTACCGCCGTTGCAGAGATCACCGAGCAGTTCAAAGCCTCGACTGCGACCGTCATCACCGAGTACCGCGGTCTGACCGTGGCCAACCTCGTCGAGCTGCGTCGGTCGCTGGGCGACGCGGCGACGTATTCGGTCGCCAAGAACACGCTGGTCAAGCGTGCGGCCTCAGATGCCGGTGTCGAGGGGCTCGACGAGCTGTTCGTCGGCCCGACGGCGATCGCGTTCATCAACGGTGAGCCGGTCGACGCAGCCAAGGCGCTGAAGAAGTTCGCCAAGGACCACAAGTCCCTGGTGATCAAGGGCGGCTACATGGACGGCAAGCCGCTGACCGTCAGCGAGGTCGAGCGCATTGCCGATCTCGAATCGCGCGAGGTGCTGCTGACCAAGCTCGCCGGCGCGATGAAGGCGAACCTGACCAAGGCCGCCGTGCTGTTCAATGCGCCGGCGTCGCAGGTCGCCCGCCTGGCTGCCGCGTTGCAGGACAAGCGTGCTGCCGAGGCACCCGCCGAGGCCGCTGCGGAAGCACCCGCCGAGGCGGCTGCGGAGGCGCCCGTCGAGGCTGCCGCCGAGACAACCGAATAA
- a CDS encoding ROK family protein, producing the protein MTDLTLALDIGGTKIAAGLVDPDGAVVRAERLPTPPVGAEAIWRVVEDLIARMTTDATVRGAGIASAGPVDLPAGTVSPLNVPSWQGFPIRDRVAAALGGRPVRLAGDGLCMTLGEHWRGAGRGTQFLLGAVVSTGVGGGLVLDGKPYDGRTGNAGHVGHVVVEPAGPACSCGGRGCVEVFAAGPRMVAWARENGWAAAEDADAKVLGEAAAAGDPVALRAFERGATAIAAMIVSVAAVCDLDRVVIGGGVARSGPVLFDPVRAALTRFAGLSFLAGLTVVPAQLGGRAGLVGAAALLRDIS; encoded by the coding sequence ATGACCGACCTCACGCTGGCCCTCGACATCGGCGGCACCAAGATCGCCGCAGGCCTGGTCGACCCCGACGGCGCCGTGGTGCGCGCCGAGCGGTTGCCGACGCCACCCGTCGGGGCCGAGGCGATCTGGCGGGTCGTCGAGGACCTCATCGCCCGGATGACCACCGATGCGACCGTGCGCGGGGCGGGCATCGCCTCGGCCGGTCCGGTCGACCTGCCCGCCGGCACCGTCAGCCCCCTCAATGTGCCGTCCTGGCAAGGTTTCCCGATCCGCGACCGGGTCGCCGCGGCGCTCGGCGGCCGGCCCGTGCGGCTGGCCGGCGACGGTTTGTGCATGACCCTCGGCGAGCACTGGCGCGGCGCCGGACGGGGGACGCAGTTCCTGCTGGGCGCGGTGGTCTCGACCGGCGTCGGCGGCGGCCTGGTGCTCGACGGCAAGCCGTACGACGGCCGGACCGGCAACGCCGGGCACGTCGGGCACGTGGTGGTGGAGCCGGCCGGACCGGCGTGCTCCTGCGGGGGGCGGGGCTGCGTCGAGGTGTTCGCGGCGGGCCCGCGGATGGTGGCCTGGGCCCGCGAAAACGGCTGGGCCGCCGCCGAAGACGCCGACGCGAAGGTGCTGGGGGAGGCCGCCGCCGCGGGTGACCCGGTCGCGCTGCGGGCCTTCGAGCGCGGAGCGACCGCGATCGCCGCGATGATCGTCTCGGTGGCCGCGGTCTGCGATCTGGACCGGGTGGTCATCGGCGGTGGCGTGGCCCGCTCCGGCCCGGTGTTGTTCGATCCGGTGCGGGCCGCGCTGACGCGGTTCGCGGGGCTGAGCTTCCTGGCCGGTCTGACGGTGGTGCCCGCACAGCTGGGCGGGCGGGCCGGGCTGGTGGGTGCGGCGGCGCTGCTGCGCGACATCTCATAA
- a CDS encoding helix-turn-helix transcriptional regulator, giving the protein MAETTGRVLRLLGLLQARRVWTGRELAQRLGVTGRSVRRDIERLRDLGYPVHASPGQGGGYQLGAGAALPPLLLDGEEAVAMAVCLRLAAGSGVTGVGESALRALSKLDQVLPARLRSQVAAVHGATVTLTAGTDGPVDPVSLMTLARACRDHEHVGLQYLSAAGARTDRRLEPYQLVTTGRRWYLLAYDRDRADWRSLRLDRMNAVTAQGTTFAPREAPDAAAFVSRALSSSSYRYVARVRYHCSYEVVAQHFSPSAVTIEDAGPDSCVVSTGGDDPQRLVLWLALVGHDFDILGPPEVIAAARTVSQRLARAF; this is encoded by the coding sequence GTGGCCGAAACCACCGGCCGGGTGCTGCGGCTGCTCGGCCTCCTGCAGGCGCGCCGGGTGTGGACCGGCCGCGAGCTCGCCCAGCGTCTCGGCGTGACCGGGCGCAGCGTGCGCCGGGACATCGAACGGCTGCGTGACCTCGGCTACCCGGTGCACGCGAGTCCCGGCCAGGGGGGCGGGTATCAGCTCGGTGCCGGGGCCGCCCTGCCGCCGCTGCTGCTCGACGGAGAGGAGGCCGTCGCGATGGCGGTGTGTCTGCGGCTCGCGGCGGGCAGCGGCGTGACCGGGGTCGGTGAGTCGGCGCTGCGTGCCCTGTCCAAGCTGGATCAGGTGCTGCCGGCACGGCTGCGGTCGCAGGTGGCGGCGGTGCACGGCGCGACGGTGACGCTGACCGCCGGCACCGACGGCCCGGTGGACCCGGTGTCGCTGATGACCCTGGCGCGGGCGTGCCGCGACCACGAACACGTCGGCCTGCAGTACCTGTCGGCGGCCGGCGCGCGCACCGATCGGCGTCTCGAGCCCTACCAGTTGGTGACCACGGGCCGGCGCTGGTACCTGTTGGCCTATGACCGCGACCGCGCGGACTGGCGCAGTCTGCGGCTGGACCGCATGAACGCTGTCACGGCCCAGGGCACGACGTTCGCGCCGCGCGAGGCGCCCGACGCGGCCGCGTTCGTGAGCCGGGCGTTGAGCAGCTCGTCCTACCGGTATGTGGCGAGGGTGCGTTATCACTGCTCGTATGAGGTTGTCGCACAGCATTTCTCGCCGAGTGCGGTGACCATCGAGGATGCGGGTCCGGACTCGTGCGTGGTGTCCACCGGCGGCGATGACCCGCAGCGGTTGGTGCTGTGGCTGGCGCTGGTCGGCCACGACTTCGACATCCTCGGGCCGCCGGAGGTCATCGCCGCCGCGCGGACCGTGTCACAGCGGCTGGCCCGCGCGTTCTAG
- a CDS encoding DinB family protein, whose product MTTPTLVNSLVDQLSWHWTQQLRPRLDGLTDAEYFWEPVPDCWTLHRDGSIDFSYPPPDPAPVTTIAWRLAHVIVGVLAMRNHSHFAGPPADYQSWDYATDAATALTQLDDAYRRWMAGVGALSAADLDRPIGAAEGPWGQRPMIDLVLHINREVIHHGAEISLLRDLYAHNTIREDD is encoded by the coding sequence ATGACCACTCCGACCCTGGTGAACTCGCTGGTGGACCAACTCTCGTGGCACTGGACGCAACAACTGCGCCCACGCCTGGACGGCCTCACCGATGCCGAGTACTTCTGGGAACCCGTGCCCGACTGCTGGACCCTGCACCGCGACGGGTCCATCGACTTCAGCTATCCGCCCCCCGACCCGGCGCCGGTCACCACGATCGCGTGGCGACTGGCGCACGTCATCGTCGGCGTGCTGGCCATGCGTAACCATTCCCACTTCGCCGGGCCGCCCGCGGACTATCAGAGTTGGGATTACGCCACCGACGCCGCGACGGCGCTGACCCAACTCGACGACGCCTACCGGCGCTGGATGGCCGGAGTCGGCGCACTGAGCGCGGCGGATCTCGACCGACCCATCGGGGCCGCCGAGGGGCCGTGGGGCCAGCGCCCGATGATCGACCTGGTGCTGCACATCAACCGGGAGGTCATCCACCACGGCGCCGAGATCTCATTGCTCCGAGACCTGTATGCGCACAACACCATTCGAGAGGACGACTGA
- a CDS encoding DinB family protein, with translation MPALAPPVRDERDALCGFLAYQQSAFFAVAHGLTDEQARATPAASALSIGGLLKHAAGVQRGWMARVAAAPGTPPPDDRPMEDRMAGYADEYVMGPEDTVAGLIDALRAQNAESLRLIGTADLDAAVPVPRDAPWFPRDVEAWSVRWVILHLIGELARHAGHADIIRESIDGATMYELIAAAEQWEPQPWLTPWRPSQ, from the coding sequence ATGCCCGCTCTGGCACCCCCGGTCCGCGACGAACGCGATGCGCTGTGCGGCTTCCTCGCCTATCAACAGAGCGCATTCTTCGCCGTCGCCCACGGCCTGACCGACGAACAGGCCCGCGCCACCCCCGCCGCGAGCGCGCTGTCGATCGGCGGCCTGCTCAAACACGCCGCGGGCGTGCAACGCGGTTGGATGGCGCGCGTCGCGGCAGCGCCGGGAACCCCGCCGCCGGACGACCGGCCGATGGAGGACCGGATGGCGGGGTACGCCGACGAATACGTCATGGGGCCCGAGGACACCGTGGCCGGCCTGATCGACGCGCTACGCGCACAGAACGCCGAGTCGCTGCGCCTGATCGGGACCGCGGACCTCGACGCCGCCGTGCCGGTGCCGCGCGACGCGCCATGGTTCCCACGCGACGTCGAGGCGTGGTCGGTGCGCTGGGTGATCCTGCATCTGATCGGTGAACTGGCCCGGCATGCCGGGCACGCGGACATCATCCGCGAGTCGATCGACGGCGCCACGATGTACGAACTCATCGCGGCCGCCGAGCAGTGGGAGCCGCAACCCTGGCTGACTCCATGGCGGCCGTCGCAGTGA
- a CDS encoding ABC1 kinase family protein, with translation MSSTNQHREVVKLDRVPLPFEAARVGTTGWQLTRTAARVALRLPGRGSLQTKVIKEIPQAFADLGPTYVKFGQIIASSPGAFGEPLSREFRTLLDAVPPADPAEVQKLFKEELGDDPKTLFRHFEETPFASASIAQVHFATLHSGEDVVVKIQRPGIRRRVAADLQILKRFAQVVEFAKLGRRLSAQDVVADFSDNLAEELDFRIEAQSMEAWVSHLHSSALGKNIKVPDVYWDYTSQRVLTMERVHGVRIDDVAAIRKQNFDGTELVKALLFSTFEGGLRHGLFHGDLHAGNLLVDRQGRIVFLDFGIMGRIDPRTRWLLRELIYALLVKKDHAAAGKIVVLLGAVGTVRPEAQAAKDLEAFAQPLSMKSLGDMSYAEIGKQLSTLADAYDVKLPRELVLIGKQFLYVERYMKLLAPSWQMMSDPQFSGYFANFMVEVSRDHRQDLDKSDEEIEV, from the coding sequence ATGAGTTCGACCAATCAGCATCGGGAGGTCGTCAAGCTCGACCGCGTCCCGCTGCCCTTCGAGGCGGCCCGGGTCGGTACGACGGGCTGGCAGCTCACCCGCACCGCCGCCCGCGTCGCGCTACGTCTGCCGGGCCGCGGAAGCCTGCAGACCAAGGTCATCAAGGAGATCCCACAGGCCTTCGCCGACCTCGGACCCACCTATGTGAAGTTCGGCCAGATCATCGCGTCCAGCCCGGGTGCGTTCGGCGAACCGCTGTCCCGGGAATTCCGCACCCTGCTCGACGCCGTGCCGCCCGCCGACCCCGCTGAAGTGCAGAAACTGTTCAAGGAGGAACTCGGCGACGACCCGAAGACCCTGTTCAGACACTTCGAGGAGACACCGTTCGCCTCGGCGTCCATCGCGCAGGTGCACTTCGCGACCTTGCACAGCGGCGAGGACGTCGTCGTCAAGATCCAGCGCCCCGGCATCCGTCGCCGGGTGGCCGCCGATCTGCAGATCCTCAAGCGCTTCGCCCAGGTCGTCGAGTTCGCGAAGCTGGGCCGCCGGCTGTCGGCCCAGGATGTGGTGGCCGACTTCTCCGACAACCTGGCCGAGGAGCTGGACTTCCGCATCGAGGCGCAGTCCATGGAGGCCTGGGTCAGCCACCTGCATTCGTCCGCGCTGGGCAAGAACATCAAGGTGCCCGACGTCTACTGGGACTACACCTCGCAGCGGGTGCTGACCATGGAACGCGTGCACGGCGTGCGCATCGACGACGTGGCCGCCATCCGCAAGCAGAATTTTGACGGCACCGAGCTGGTCAAGGCGCTGCTGTTCTCGACCTTCGAGGGCGGCCTGCGCCACGGCCTGTTCCACGGCGACCTGCACGCCGGCAACCTGCTGGTGGACCGGCAGGGCCGGATCGTCTTCCTGGATTTCGGCATCATGGGCCGGATCGACCCGCGCACCCGCTGGCTGCTGCGCGAGCTGATCTACGCGCTGCTGGTCAAGAAGGACCACGCCGCCGCGGGCAAGATCGTGGTGCTGCTCGGCGCGGTCGGCACCGTCCGCCCCGAAGCGCAGGCGGCCAAGGACTTGGAGGCGTTCGCCCAGCCGCTGAGCATGAAGTCGCTGGGCGATATGTCCTACGCCGAGATCGGCAAGCAGCTCTCGACGCTGGCCGACGCCTACGACGTCAAGCTGCCCCGCGAGCTGGTGCTGATCGGCAAACAGTTCCTCTATGTCGAGCGGTACATGAAACTGCTGGCACCCAGCTGGCAGATGATGAGCGATCCGCAGTTCTCCGGATACTTCGCGAACTTCATGGTCGAGGTCAGCCGTGATCACCGCCAAGACCTGGACAAGTCCGACGAGGAGATCGAGGTTTAG
- a CDS encoding alpha/beta fold hydrolase — translation MGHAGDPAVLLIMGLGAQLLLWRKAFCQKLVDRGLRVIRFDNRDVGLSSKLDGQRVDGSQYPSMVRSALGLRSPAIYTLEDMADDAAALLDHLDIDRAHIVGASMGGMIAQVVAARHAERTRSLGVIFSSNNQAALPPPDPRALFAVLKGPPVDAPREAIIDNAVRVTRVIGSPAYPAAEAQIRSQAAEGYDRSYYPVGVARQFGAITGSGSLRHYDRRISAPTVVIHGLADRLMRPSGGRAVANNIAGARLVLFPGMGHDLPEPLWDPIVDQLDLTFSAAGG, via the coding sequence ATGGGCCACGCGGGTGACCCGGCGGTGCTGCTGATCATGGGGCTGGGTGCGCAGCTGCTGTTGTGGCGCAAGGCGTTCTGCCAGAAGCTCGTCGACCGCGGCCTGCGGGTCATCCGATTCGACAACCGCGATGTCGGGTTGTCGAGCAAGCTCGACGGTCAGCGGGTCGACGGCTCGCAGTACCCGAGCATGGTCCGCTCGGCGCTGGGCCTGCGCAGCCCGGCGATCTACACGCTCGAGGACATGGCCGACGACGCCGCGGCGCTGCTCGACCACCTCGACATCGATCGGGCGCACATCGTCGGCGCGTCGATGGGCGGCATGATCGCCCAGGTGGTCGCCGCGCGCCATGCCGAACGGACCCGGTCGCTGGGCGTCATCTTCTCCAGCAACAACCAGGCGGCGTTGCCGCCGCCGGATCCGCGGGCCCTGTTCGCGGTCCTCAAGGGCCCACCGGTGGACGCGCCGCGCGAGGCCATCATCGACAACGCCGTCCGGGTCACCCGGGTCATCGGCAGCCCGGCCTACCCGGCCGCCGAGGCACAGATCCGCTCCCAAGCCGCCGAGGGCTACGACCGCAGCTATTACCCGGTCGGGGTGGCGCGGCAGTTCGGTGCGATCACCGGCAGCGGCAGCCTGCGCCACTACGACCGGCGCATCAGCGCACCCACGGTGGTGATCCACGGGCTCGCCGACCGGCTGATGCGCCCGTCCGGCGGTCGCGCTGTCGCCAACAACATCGCCGGCGCCCGCCTGGTGCTTTTCCCGGGCATGGGCCACGACCTGCCCGAGCCACTGTGGGACCCGATCGTCGACCAGCTTGACCTCACGTTTTCGGCCGCCGGCGGCTGA
- a CDS encoding cyclopropane mycolic acid synthase family methyltransferase: protein MPKALEPHFEDVQAHYDLSDDFFSLFLDPSRTYSCAYFERDDMTLEEAQLAKIDLALGKLGLEPGMTLLDVGCGWGSTMKRAAERYDVNVIGLTLSRNQQAYVEKLLADDPSPRSKRVLLQGWEQFYEPVDRIVSIGAFEHFGPDRYADFFQHAYKALPDDGVMLLHTITAFNPKTAQADGIPLTFELARFVKFILTEIFPGGRLPSIELVQDHAVAESFEVQRVQPLRLHYARTLDLWAQALEEHRDQAIALQSQEVYDRYMKYLTGCAKLFRNRHTDVCQFTLKKI, encoded by the coding sequence ATGCCCAAGGCACTCGAGCCGCACTTCGAGGACGTGCAGGCGCACTACGACCTGTCCGACGACTTCTTCAGCCTGTTCCTCGACCCGTCCCGGACCTACAGCTGCGCGTACTTCGAGCGCGACGACATGACGCTGGAGGAAGCTCAGCTCGCCAAGATCGACCTCGCCCTCGGCAAGCTCGGACTCGAACCCGGGATGACGCTGCTCGACGTGGGATGCGGCTGGGGTTCGACGATGAAGCGCGCCGCGGAGCGATACGACGTCAACGTCATCGGGTTGACGTTGAGCCGCAACCAGCAGGCCTACGTCGAAAAGCTGCTCGCCGACGATCCCAGCCCGCGCTCGAAACGGGTGCTGCTGCAGGGCTGGGAGCAGTTCTACGAACCCGTCGACCGCATCGTGTCGATCGGCGCCTTCGAGCACTTCGGCCCCGACCGCTACGCCGACTTCTTCCAACACGCCTACAAGGCGCTGCCCGACGACGGGGTGATGTTGCTACACACCATCACCGCGTTCAATCCGAAGACCGCCCAGGCCGACGGCATCCCGCTGACGTTCGAGCTGGCGCGGTTCGTCAAGTTCATCCTCACCGAGATCTTCCCCGGCGGCCGGCTGCCGTCGATCGAACTGGTGCAGGATCACGCGGTCGCGGAAAGCTTTGAGGTACAACGTGTTCAGCCGCTGCGGTTGCACTACGCCCGCACCTTGGACCTGTGGGCGCAGGCGCTCGAAGAGCACCGGGACCAGGCAATCGCGCTCCAGTCGCAAGAGGTTTACGACCGCTACATGAAATATCTCACCGGGTGCGCCAAGTTATTTCGCAACCGTCACACCGATGTTTGCCAGTTCACTTTGAAAAAAATCTGA